The Flavobacterium faecale genomic sequence TTTGCAAGTGGAAGCTGTTTTCATAAAAGGTAGATCCTCTGTAATTTCCCTCAACTGCAATGTACAAAGTAGGAATGCTAGAGGTGATTTTTAATGATAGATAACCATCTTTTTTTGGGTCGGAATTTACTTGTTTTACAGTAAATAACTGATTAGAAACATATTTATCTGTGTTTTGCTTAATTTGGAAAGTAGTACTACTTTCTATATTGTTTTTAAAGTTATCAAATGACGATGCAATTATTTTATAATGTCCTGATTTATAATTCTTAATGAAGTCAAGTTTTACTTTTTTGCTTTTCTCTGTATCAAAAGTGGTTGAGAAAAGTAATTGTTCTTCTTGAATCGTATCATTATCTGAAATGTAGATTTCATAAGGAAATAATAATTCGAATTCGGCGTCTGTAATAGTTTTTATTTCTGGTTTTTGAAAAGTTCTAGGTTTGAATTTTTTAGAAATTGGTCCAAGGTAATATAAGTTTAATTCCCCTTTTGTATTTGTAAATTGGTTATTAAGGTTTGTGGACGAAATTATAATTTCATTTTTTTGATCCGTTTCGATAAGTTGTGGAATAGAAGCATTGAGTATTAAATCATGATATCCTATTTTTATAGTAGTTTGTGTAGAATGAGTTTCTCCGTTAGAATCGGTAAGAGTAGCATTTACTTCATAGTTGAAAACAGGTAGTTTATCATTTCTATCAGTGCTGCTCGGTACTGCTTTGAAAGAAATAATAAAATTACCAATACTATCCGTTGTAGTTTCCGAGGTTACAAGAATCTCTTCTGATTGATGGTTGTAATAATTTCTATAACTATTTGTATTACGCGTCACGGTGTAGCTCACTTTTGCATTTGATATGGCGCTACCTGCAAAAGACTTTCCGTTTCCTTTGATTTTTACTATGTCATTTAGTTTATATGGATCTACTGTCGGTTCAAATATAATCTCAAATTTGGGACGTTTGTATTCTTCTACTTTAAATCGAATGGAAGAATAATCTAGATTTAAAGTGTCCCAGAATGGTGTTTTAGTTTTTTCTTCTAGCGATTCAATTTGGGTTAGTTCTCCTTCAGATTCTTCTGCTTGAAGTATAAATTCTCCCGTCAAGCCAATTTTAGGTAAAATAAATTCACCTGAAAAAGAACCAAATTCGTTTGTATAAACTTGGAGCTCTTTGATTGTCTCATAATTTGGATTTTTAATCGATAATTTAAAAGGGATTTTGGAGATGATACTTGAGTTGTTTCCTTTTTTTTGAATAGCGATATCTTTGAAATAAACAGTTTGTCCTGGTCGATATATGGCTCGATCCAAATAGAATGTTACCTTGCCTTTGTGGATACTACTTATATCTTCCTCAGAATAGGTGGATTTATATGGTAAATAATTTCTGTTTATTTCAATAGTATCATTTTCTGTTGTTACCGTTAGTGGGTATGAGTTGAAGTTATTGGAGACTTTGTTTTTATAAGTTGCAATTCCGTCTTGGTTGGTTAATATTTTAAAGTCTTTTGTTGACAAAGTTGCGTGTGCAATAGGTTGTCCTGTCTTTCTATCAATAACAGTATATTTATGAAGTCCTTGGTTTGTGGAGGCAAGTACTGAAATGTTTGAAACAATAATGCTTTCAAAACCAAATGATTTATGGCTGTCGTGGTTTGTCTTATTTTCAAAGTAGACCAAGTAAAGCCCTTTGTCTAGTTTTGGCAAGAGTACCTCTGTAGAATATTCAAAATAGTCATTTTTGTTTTCTAATTGATATTCTTGATTTAATACTGGAAGTTTTTTTTGTATAAATAAGTTAGCCAAACTATCTTTCTGAATATTATTATCATTCATCAAATCAAAAGTTTCTTTGTTAATTTTATAGAATGAAATATTGATGTTATTGGCATTTTTATAAAGAATGTAAGCTCTTGCGTTTTCTTGATGGTAGGTATATTGCTGTAGGTTTACCTGAATTGTTTCCGCAGACAATACTGCTCTATGTTCAATTGCTTGAAAATAGGCATTAGACTGATTGTTTTCTGCAATTATTTTGTCAAGTTCCTTGATTGCAAGAATATTATAATCAGGATGTACTGTTTTTGATGCTTGCCTTGCATATATTGTTGCTTTTTCTTCTCTAATTTTTTGCAAAGATATAATGTTAGTTGTTTCATTTTCTAGTCCTTGGAGGATTGAAAGCAACGCATCGTCAGACTTTATAAGATACCTTGAACAAAATAATATTCTAGCTAATTTGTTATCAATAGTAGGGCTGTTTAGTTCAAGTTTTTGATAAAGAGATAATGTTTTTTTAAGTGACTTATTTGTTGAAAATTCTAAATTTAGTGATGTAAAGTCATGACTATTGCCAAATAGTATATTTTGCTTATCAATAAAATCTTTGGGATCATATTCCCATTCATTTAATTTCGAAGTATAATAGGTAATGTTCTCTTTCAAAATAAAGTCTAAGAGCGTTTCTTGCTCAAATTTGTTTAAATCATAAAATTCAAAAATTTCTTTATAGTGTAGTAAGGGTGTTTTCTTTAATAATAATTCATTCTCTAGTGTTTTGTCAAAAGCTTTGTCTATGTCTACATTTGTGTTTTCAAAATCTTCAAAATTGTTAATTTGTGCAACTGCTGAATCTTCTTGAACTGCTATGGTCGCGACAGCTATCGAATCATTAAGAACCGCTACTGTGTCGACAGCAACCATTGTACTATCATAAAAGTAATTGTTTTCTCCTTGTAAGTATTTTGCAGACACTAGGTTTAGAATGGCTTTGGATGGAATAGATACTTTTTTGATGCTATTTTGAAGGTTACTTATTATGGTAACTTTGGAATTTTCGTCTAAAACTTGTAAATATTTAGATTTAAAAAAGAAGCATTTGATAATGGTAACTTCATCCTTTTTCGCAACTGCTTTTTTATAAATCCCATCTACAATCGCGTCTGCCGATTTTATTTTGCCTTCTTTTTCCATGGCAATTACTGCTTCCCATTTTTTATCGAAATTTTGAGCGAATAAAAATTGATTAAGTAATAACAGTGCAAGTATGTATTTTTTCATGTCGACAGTTTTATGTAGAGAGAGTGTTTTTCAACAAAAAGTTGGGATAGGGTCTAAAAATAATGTTTTTATATGAAAAATAGTTCTTTTTATCCTGAGTCATTGTCGGTTTTTGGTTTTTTGTGTGAGGGATTGCAGTGGAAATCCTTGTGGCGGTGGCGATTAAGCCGCCACAAGATTGGAACGGAAAGCCCGACCCGCCTCTAGATTCTACGGAATTCGGCGGGGCACACCCATATTGTTTTATAAAAAAATCTCATTACCAGAAAATATTTTCTGATAATGAGAAGGTAGTGTTTGAAAGCAGAAGGTTATTTTTTGTAAGTATCAAATAAATATTCTAATGTTTCAGGAATGTTGTTGGCTTGCATAGTGGGGTAGGTGATGTCCATATCGAGCCAGTTTTCTATGATTTGTCCAAAGTCATCGCCGGCTTCGTATACCACGGGTACACCAAGTTTTTTGAGGGCTTCGGCATTGCATTCTTGCTCGTAGTGGTTTTTTATGGGTATGGATAGTATTTTTTTACCCAGGTACATTGCCTCGGCTGGAGTCTCAAAACCACCTCCTGTGATGATACCGTCACAATTGATTAGGCTTTTGTTGAACTGTTTTTGTCCCACCGGAAAATAACGGATATTCCCAATTACATGCTCTTGTTCGACAGTGTCCAAAAACCAATGGAAGTGCACATCTGGCACCGATTTAAATGCTTTTTCTAAACAATCTTTGTCGAAAGAGGGCAAGTAAACGGTGATGTGTCCGAGATTTTTTGGTGTGCTATTGACTATGATGTCTTTTATAATTGGAGGACGAATGAAGGAATCGTAGTTCTCGAAATGCAGTCCTAGGTTTTGTGGTGCCGGAGCATAATGTTTGAAGATTAACTCGCCCATCAAACTTCTTTTGT encodes the following:
- a CDS encoding alpha-2-macroglobulin family protein; protein product: MKKYILALLLLNQFLFAQNFDKKWEAVIAMEKEGKIKSADAIVDGIYKKAVAKKDEVTIIKCFFFKSKYLQVLDENSKVTIISNLQNSIKKVSIPSKAILNLVSAKYLQGENNYFYDSTMVAVDTVAVLNDSIAVATIAVQEDSAVAQINNFEDFENTNVDIDKAFDKTLENELLLKKTPLLHYKEIFEFYDLNKFEQETLLDFILKENITYYTSKLNEWEYDPKDFIDKQNILFGNSHDFTSLNLEFSTNKSLKKTLSLYQKLELNSPTIDNKLARILFCSRYLIKSDDALLSILQGLENETTNIISLQKIREEKATIYARQASKTVHPDYNILAIKELDKIIAENNQSNAYFQAIEHRAVLSAETIQVNLQQYTYHQENARAYILYKNANNINISFYKINKETFDLMNDNNIQKDSLANLFIQKKLPVLNQEYQLENKNDYFEYSTEVLLPKLDKGLYLVYFENKTNHDSHKSFGFESIIVSNISVLASTNQGLHKYTVIDRKTGQPIAHATLSTKDFKILTNQDGIATYKNKVSNNFNSYPLTVTTENDTIEINRNYLPYKSTYSEEDISSIHKGKVTFYLDRAIYRPGQTVYFKDIAIQKKGNNSSIISKIPFKLSIKNPNYETIKELQVYTNEFGSFSGEFILPKIGLTGEFILQAEESEGELTQIESLEEKTKTPFWDTLNLDYSSIRFKVEEYKRPKFEIIFEPTVDPYKLNDIVKIKGNGKSFAGSAISNAKVSYTVTRNTNSYRNYYNHQSEEILVTSETTTDSIGNFIISFKAVPSSTDRNDKLPVFNYEVNATLTDSNGETHSTQTTIKIGYHDLILNASIPQLIETDQKNEIIISSTNLNNQFTNTKGELNLYYLGPISKKFKPRTFQKPEIKTITDAEFELLFPYEIYISDNDTIQEEQLLFSTTFDTEKSKKVKLDFIKNYKSGHYKIIASSFDNFKNNIESSTTFQIKQNTDKYVSNQLFTVKQVNSDPKKDGYLSLKITSSIPTLYIAVEGNYRGSTFYENSFHLQNNVAIIKIPVDEKFKNSIGIGFQSQFENDNFSQQLQIALKEISPTLSWTIESMRSKIDPGQIENWSFKLNTKNTQKESEVLASMYDRSLDQFTKVDWQPLGFHEYNYNNIDFSKDLSKATTYTYLVPLELPQFEIIDEQTRLNWFGFYYGMTIHGDPDAVLTVVDAKVSNSPISIKTITLPKAPQVDQVKFVKPVTAKAEEIVVVGYGTNKKEKDSTGLPTTMGNQIASQVKTRTNLSETAFFFPHLRTDNKGTISFNFTSPEALTAWKLRLFAHNKNAVSGYMEQNVITQKELMVTPNFPRFLREKDTITITTKISNMTAQPKTGLAVLQLFDATTMQPIDSKMMNIKTTQNFSVNAMGNTTASWKIVVPVGVQALQYKVLAKAGNYSDGEENIIPVLTNSMLVTESIPVWVRENSTKEYTFENLKNNSSTTLRNHQLTLEYTSNPTWMALQSLPYLMEYEHECAEQTFARFYANAMATTIINSNPKIATLFEDWRKNGKLNSKLEVNEELKSILLAETPWLNDAKTEDEKKQQLATLFDLEKMKNSQEVIFSKLQQKQKASGGFAWFDGSDENEYITRHILAGLGHLEKLSTDAIIAESVATIAAKGIPYVDSKFIKNYNLRIKNSTESGKLIWLNTSTDLHYLYTRSFYLKAYPLGSEVQKATQANIAALKKDWLNYTLYEKGMAALVLHRFGDKETAKKIITSLKETASNNEDWGMYWIANKSGWYWYQAPIEMQALLIEAFTEVTNDTKAVNAMKVWLLKNKQTKNWPTTKATTEAVYALLLQGSDWLSVKDNTKISIGDQKIFTKKLAENEKEAETGYLKINWKADEIKKDMATIVIENKSKVPGYGGIYWQYFEVLDNIKSNTNTSLSVNKELYLKKATDKGNVLQKISTTNNLKIGDLVTVRLVVATKEDMEFVHLKDLRASCFEPIDVLSGYEYKGGLGFYKSTKDVATHFFFDKINKGTYVLEYDIRVNNKGDFSNGITTIQSMYAPEFSSHSKGIRVNVKE
- a CDS encoding glycosyltransferase family protein — encoded protein: MKIFYAIQATGNGHISRATQLYPYLKKFGEVDFFLSGNNASLATDLPVKFKSKGCSLYYSKCGGLHYPNIVKNIRPRQIYKDADNLPLQKYDVVINDFDSVTALACKMQKVHSVQFGHQASFISAKTPRPDKRSLMGELIFKHYAPAPQNLGLHFENYDSFIRPPIIKDIIVNSTPKNLGHITVYLPSFDKDCLEKAFKSVPDVHFHWFLDTVEQEHVIGNIRYFPVGQKQFNKSLINCDGIITGGGFETPAEAMYLGKKILSIPIKNHYEQECNAEALKKLGVPVVYEAGDDFGQIIENWLDMDITYPTMQANNIPETLEYLFDTYKK